The Mercurialis annua linkage group LG2, ddMerAnnu1.2, whole genome shotgun sequence genome contains a region encoding:
- the LOC126667192 gene encoding uncharacterized protein LOC126667192: protein MAASPASRTTFRLVIAILLIMLLFYVGRPLYWKISATVQEIRQNKRTVQQGISQIVYEAQKSVGWFHDESDSGVREDRKATNRRLLF, encoded by the exons ATGGCAGCATCACCGGCATCAAGAACCACATTCCGACTAGTTATAGCGATTCTACTCATAATGCTTCTTTTCTACGTCGGCCGTCCTCTCTACTGGAAAATCTCCGCCACTGTTCAAGAGATCCGCCAAAATAAACGCACCGTTCAACAAG GTATTTCTCAAATAGTTTACGAAGCTCAAAAATCGGTTGGCTGGTTCCACGATGAGTCTGATTCTGGAGTCCGTGAAGATCGTAAAGCGACGAATCGGCGGTTACTCTTTTAA